The Fulvia fulva chromosome 1, complete sequence region AAGGAGACATGGCTGGAGCTCAGCGGGACGGATCTGGGTCGTCCGTGGCGAGATCAGAGATCAGATGAGCCCGCAGCAGGCCTGCTATGAGCCATGCTTGAAGGCCGTTCAACTCGGATTCGGAGCGGCCGCGCTCATTGTGGTCAATGCTCAGCAATTTGTCATCAGAGGCCACGTCCCGTTGTCACCCCATTCGAGCTCATTGCTTGGGATTGAGTTGCTCATGGCCTGGAAGTATTCATCGTCGCTGTCCATCTTAGCGTTGGTTGCGGTGATGATAATGGAGCTTCAAGACCCTGAACACTCTAGATTGGACTCCAGGGACCCAAACCCCATTTTGGACAAGAAGAAACGTGCGATAATAAGAGGGGGCCGCAGGACCATCTTGTTGGCCTCCAAGGTGCTCAACATTCAGTTGCGATCTGGTGGGATACGACCAGAACTGAAAGGACAACGACAACCGAGACGATACTGGACTGGTCATCTGGGAGGGAGGAGAGTGTGGTCAGTTCATGGCATCTACCGAGAAACTTTCTCTACTCAAGGGGCTGGAGGAGTGTTCTCATGGTGCTCGCATGTGGCTTCAAGGGCTTGTTGTTGGTCATGGCCCAGGAGCAAGCTCCATCGACCACGATGCACAGATGCTGTGCGTACCAACTCTAACAAATCCTCGTCCTCTGCAGCAGCGTCATATAAAGAGCACGAGATCCCCACCTGGCGACAATATGAGTCTCCGTCACTGTCCAGCACCACCGCACCACCTGCCAAACCGAAGTACAATACGGACCCCTTAGGCAGCTTCGCGCTCGCACCGAAAGCATAAGGATGCTCTCCACCAATCTTCCATTCGCTGCTCTTATCGCTATCATGATGCTCCTCCAGATGTCATCAGCTTGCACAAGTAACGCTGTGAGTCCTCTCTTCGATCTAAATCTCGATTTCCAGAAGACATCTGACTAATTGTACATCATGTAGGAATGTGCCGACCCGCCTATCCATACGTCTACTGCCTTCACGGTCCAGGGTCTTCTGCAGTTTGCATCTCAGGAGGCGAGTGCGGCGGAGGGGGAGGATGTACTTGCTACTGAAGTTGTGGCTCAGGTTGAGCTGAAGAGAGATGCGTTGTTCGCGATACGATTTCGAAGCTGGATGATAAGTCAGGATCTGCTTTGAGCATGTATAAACCATCGTGTGGGTCGAGAGTTCGAGCTGTGATTCAGCTCCTGGGAATATGCAGGAAAATCCGACGTTACATCTTCGCCCTTTTAAGTGCTGCACAGCTTACACCAGTAGGCTTCCCAAGACAGTGCTGTTATAGCCTCGCATGAAGCTCAGAGGTCAATCGACACTCATGGTACGATGAGCTTCACGGGCTGATCTATGCAGATCGTGAACGTAAAACACCTTCAGTCAAAAGGGCTTGACTGAAGAGAAATCAAGCCGTTTCTGCCGAGATGGTGCCGGATCACATGCCATAGCTCATACATGCTCGCTCACAACTCATCTTATTGGTGATGTATCAGACTTGAAGCTGAATAAACATGCCTCCTTATCAAATCTGTTGTACAGTCAACATGGGTCCAGTGCTAAGCTACACCGCCTCGACCAAGGCAGACCGTAACAAAACACAAGCTTGCCGCATCTGTTAGCCGCCATGACTTTCAGCATATCCTCGTCAACTTCCCAACAACACCCTCCAAGGCCTGGTAACAAATTCTGCTGCCGCCGTTATGCTTGTCGACTGCTTTTGTGGAGGGCTGCTAAAGGAACGCATATCGATGGATTCAACATATGCCGACGACTGACGCGCTACACCCCCGACTATATCATTCGGACCTCGCTACGTAGCTATATGCCAGCGTGTTCAAGCAACGGCCTGCCCTTCGATAGGGAGTCGAAGCGCTCGGCGGCTTTCGCCTTTGTCACCAGCCCTCGCTCCCTACTCCCTCCACAGCCCCACCCGAACCCCATCCCTACACCCCAACGTAGCCGTCAACCTCTCCTCCCACCCCACCTCTCCCCTCCTCTCAATCCTCCCAAACTCCTGCATCAAACGCACCGTAACATAATACCCCTCAGCCAACGCATACTGCTGGCCCAAACAAACTCGTTGGCCCCCTCCAAACGGTATATACCCCCAAAACGGCCTCAACCCAGGATCCGCCCAGCGCTCCGGTCGGAAGAGGTTGGAGTCCGAGCTGTAGAGGGTCGTGGAGCGGTGCATGGAGTAGGAGTTGTAGACGATGATGTCGCCTTGCGCCATGAAGAGGGGCGAGAGGCCGGTGGGGCCGCCGCCGTGCGGGAGGAATGTGTCCCGGGCGGCGTGTTTGCCGAGGATTGGGACTGGAGGGTGGAGGCGGAGGGCTAGGAGGGGTTGTCAGTGTTGTTGGCGGGTGGGAAAGGGGAAGGTGGAGACGTGCCTTCTTGTGAGCAATAGCGGAGGTACTTCATATTCCTCAACTGCTCATAAGTCGGAAGTTGCCCGTCAAGCTGCGCAACCTCACTCATGTAGCTTCCTCCACACCTCCGGCTCGCGCGCGAGATGGAAGAAGAGATGGCTAAGGAGGCTCGCGGTAGTATCTCTCCCCGCTAGCAAGATATTCATCGTCTCATTAACAGCTCTGGTCCGATCAACTTCGTCATGTTTAACCAGCTCGTTGAGGAAGCAGTATTGCTCGCCCTTCTTCGCCTTCTCGTGACCATTGCGCTGCTTGAAGGCCATAGCGCGGTCGACCCATTCTCCAATGTACCGACGACAAAGTCTATGGCTCCGCTTCGCGGCGAAGTGAGGGAGGAGACTGTACAGTCTGCCAACTCTCGCGTGGAGAGTACAGTCATCCATACTCTTCTCAAAAGTCGCGACGAAGTCCTTCGCTCGGGCGCCCTGCTCATCCGTACTCAGCGACTTCGTGCTCGTACCCGTCAAAAACTCCGTCGACGTATCCATGGTAAAATTATGGAACAGCTCCTGCAACTCCACCGTCCCCCCATCATCCGGGATATTCGCCAAGAGATTGGGAACATGCCTCTCAAACTGCTCCAACTCCATAATCTGCCGCTTCTCAAACTGCGGCTTGAGCATATTCCTCGAATGCTGCCAATGCGCCCCATCAGCCGTGAAAATCCCCTTCCCTAAAAGCGGCCCAAACGACTCCAGCCTCGCAGGCTCCACGACAAAATCTTCCGCCCTCGTAAGCGCACTCTTGACATTCTCCGGATCGTCCGTGAATAACACCTTCCTCGTCCCAAACCGACTAGTATTAACAAAATCACTAAACCCCCTTCCCCCTGTATCCCGCTCCACCAGTAAGCTTCGATGATATGCCAGGACTCTATGCTCACCCGCCGCTCTAATCATCCCCCTCAAAAACACCAACCCAAACTGATCCCACCAAGGTTTTCCTAAGACGTGTCTCGGCGGTTTGCAGCCATGTTTCTCCTCGAAGAATTTCCGACGTCGCGCGAGACTCTGCCTCTTGTACAGAATGGTCCCAGCATAGACGAATACCAAAGCGAGGAAGATGGGGAGTAACATCGTTGCTGCCGTTGTGCTGATGCATAGAATTCAGAGCATCATCTGCTGGTAGGCTGGTCTGCGGTGAGGTCGAGGACGTGTGAGGTTGTAGGTAACAAGACATCTTTGTAGCTCTATCAGTCTGTGTTACCACCGCCTAGCAAGCGAAGTGAGCTGAGCTGCTGGGCTGGGAAGATGATCGGGTTCGCATCCTGCACCCTGCATCCTGCAGCAGCAGCGGCCGTAAGCGCTTAGAGATCAAATCCTGGCGGAACCTTGATTGGTCAGTGAAGGTCTTTGTGTTACTTGTGGCTTCACGCACAAGACTTGCCATGCCACAGGGACAAGCACCAATGCTTTCTCTAGCCGAGCCGATAACGATACAAGAGGAGCCCTAACGAGACACAGGGCTGAGAGCCAACTCGTTCAATGGCATTGCGCACTTCTGTCTCTACACAAGCCATCTCAAGCCGTAGCAAGCGATTCTTCTCCCTCTAGCTCTTCTCTGAAGTCCAACTCAGCACCACACACCATTCCATCACCGGTGCGTGCATCAAGCCctaccaccaccaccaccaccaccgccgccgccgccgccgccgccatTCTGATCACTCCCATCACTCCCCCTCGCCTTCCCACTCTTCTGACTCTTCTGACTCGGATCCATAATCTCCTGCAACTCCTCAATATCCCTAATCGTATCATTAAAGCACTGCTGCACCTCATGCCACACCAAATCCCGATTCCACTCTCCGCGCTGCCTCCAAATCACATCCATAAGCGCCGCATTAACTTGTTCAAGCTGTTCCAGTGACAAGCCTGAACTCTTCTCCACAAGTTCGCCATGGAACCGCTCCAAGCTCTCGGCGTCTAGGATGTATTTCTGTGATGCGCGTAAGATGCTCTCGTCGATGTCGTCATGGGTGGTGCCTTCTTCCTCGTCATCGTCGTCTTTGTTGAGGATGTTGGAGATGTTGGCGAATGAGGGAGGACGCGTGGCGGGGCGTGGTTGAGGTGGTCCCATTTGTTGGGAAGAGGCCGAGGGCTGAGAGCCGCCAGAGCTGTTGGAGTTGTGCTGAGATCCGGCTCCTGGCTGTGACGCGAGAGATGGTGGCTGTGTGTCTGGGAGCTGACTACTGCCGCCGGCTGCTCCGTAAATGGAGAAGTCAGGGTGCATAATTGCGCCGTTCGAGTTCGTAGTATTTACGGACCCGCCACTGCTGCGGTCACTGGTCTTGTTGCCGGAGGCCGTCGAAGCGCTGTTCTGCTCTGTCTGTACGCCTGCGGCCGGTTGCGATTGACCGATCTTGTGGTAGTACGCTCCTTGAGGTTGTGACTGACTTTGATCTGGGCTCTGCGCTTGGCCTCGCTGCGGAGGTGCAGTTTGTGCAGGCTGGTGTTCCTGGGTCTCGACATGGCTATCAAGCATTTCGGAGTCTTCCTGTGGTTTGGAGGGCACTGTCGAGCCATTCGTATGCTGCGATGGGTGGCTGCCGTTTGTTTGAGTCGTGCTCCATTGAACCGATGGCGGATACTGCGGCTTGTTGGGTGTCGTAGGGAATAGCTGCCGACCAGGCACCGCCTGACCCAGCATGACAGGACCTGAGGTCTCGGTCGTCGTGTTCGAGGTGCCTTGCGGCGGCACGTTCGCGATGATCTTCGGCACCGTCTCGCCACGACCCTGCGCTTCTGCACGCTTCTGCTCTGCTTTCTGGATGCGCTCCTGCTCACGATGATACACCGCTTCGCACTCCGCAATCAACGCAGGATGCTGCGACTCCAGAGTAGTCATGTCAACCTCAACGTTGGCCAGCATCTCATTCGCCTTCAATGTGCGTTCCTGATCGCCGGAGGTCTTTGCATCCTTTGCCAACTTCTTGATGTCACCGAGGAAGTCCTTCGGCCGCTTGTAGTAGCCATTGGACAAGCGAGTTTCGATCGTGACAATCTCAAGATTGTAGTAGAACTTGCCAGTCGACTGTTCTCGCAAGCCTTCATTACCTTTGTCGTCCGTGTCCTTCTCGAAAGGTCGGAAGAGAAGCTGTTGCTGCTTTTGTTCTTCCGTCAAGTCTGTAGAGAGCACCATCGGGTCTTGCTCGTCATACAAGTATCCAATAGTGTTCTCATCAATAATATGGTTTCTGAACTTTCTGTACTTCAGCTTGATCTGGTCCATGACTGGCTGTATGAGCAGCTTCAGCATGTTCAGAGTCTGATGATCTTTCTTCTTCTGGGCCTTGAGATCAGCTTTGGTGGGTCCCGTTGGTGCTGCGGGAACTGGTGCGACTGGCAATTCGGCGAGCTTTCGCTTCTTTCTGTTTTCAGGCTCAGGGAACTCCGATGGCGTCTTCTTCACAAAATCCAGTATAGCACGCCAGAACTCTCCTCTAGCCTCTTCACAAGGACGGTCGAGCTTGTATTGGTTCTTCGATGCAAACCCAAAAAGATCGCGAAGCATGTGAGGATCAGGTTCGTCATCTTGATAGAGCTCCATCATGCCAAGCAACAGGACAGGGTCGTTTGGGGGCAGACTTCTGAGTAGGCCAACAAATGTTCTCTTAACGGAGTCGGCGAGCGTGTCCCACCAGATATTGACGTTGGGTATGTAGATGACACTCGGCTTGTGCCTCTTCACTTCTTCGAAAAGCTGCACAACTGCTGCTTCGGGCGACTGTAAGATGTTAGTGAGGATTACTTCAATCGATCACATTGTTACTCACCCGGCTGGAGTCCTTCATCAAGGTAGCCATGTCAAAGTTCTGCACATGCAGGCCTTCAAACTTTGTAAGAAGCGCTGCGCCAAGGTATTGCTGACCCATCCCAACATGGCCCTTGATGAGAAGCCGTGGTCGAAAGACGCGAGACGATTCAAAGTTGCGATGCATAGTCTCTTTCTCGAATCCCAGTTCATCATCGCGGTCATCGTACATCGCCTCTTCAAGCGCTGTAGCTTTCCGCTTGCGAGGCACTGTCTGCTCAATGTACTCGCCGATCTCCTTCAAGGGTTGACGCAACAGCGGCTCGATGTCCTTTTTCAGCGGCACCGCTCCGGATGCAGCAGATCGTTCCGAGGACGGCACGATCTTGTTTACTGAGATCATGAAGTCTTTCGCCAAGACCTTGATCTTTGTAACATCAATGATGAGCTTCTCGTCACTGGAGTAGATTTGCGGGAACGTGCCCTGAATGGCGTTAAGAGCAGCTTCGGTGCAGAGAGCACGAAGGTCAGCTCCACCGTATCCACGTGTAACTTCAGCCAGTTGGTCCTTGAACTCATCCTTGAGTGGAGGCTCCCAGCCTTTTGTGTGAATGTCCAAGATCTTGCGCCGACCCATGACGTCTGGCAGCGGGAAGTAGAACTCCCTATCAAAGCGGCCAGGCCTTCGCAGTGCAGGATCAACCGAGTCCGGTCTGTTGGTGGCGCCAATAACAATGACCTGGCCTCTGCCATCCATGCCGTCCATCAACGCAAGAAGAGTTGCCACGATGGAAGCATGAATTTGCTCCTGCTTGCTTGAACGAACAGGCGCCAGTCCATCGATTTCGTCGAAGAATATGATACTAGGCTGGTTCTTGCGAGCCTCTTCGAAAAGCAGACGAAGTTGCTTCTCTGCTTCACCGACCCACTTGCTCAGAGCATCAGCACCCTTGCGCATATAGAAAGTCACCTTCTGTCCATGGGTGCTGACACTGCTGGCCAGAGCACGTGCGAGTAGCGTTTTACCGGTACCTGGAGGTCCGTGGAAGAGTACACCACGCGGAGGCGTGATCTTGAATTGTTGAAAAGCCTCGGGATACAGCAGAGGCAGCATCACCATCTCTTTGAGCTGATTGATGTGACCATCAAGACCACCCACGCCATCGAATGTGACATTGGTATCAACGCCAAGCGGATCTGCATCTGCAAGAGCCTTCTTGTCTTTGACCTTCCCGAGTCCTGGAGGTCCACCTCCTGGACCTTGTATGGGGTCAGAGTTGTGAGCCTGAGCCACAAAGGGCTTGGGGAATGCTGAAGTCGGAGTCATGCCAACTGTGCCACCAACACCGCTCTGCTGTCCTCGCATGGCGGCTTCATCGTCACTGCTGTCAGAGTCGACACCGCCGGTAGCGCCTGCACCATCTGGACCGCCGAGGATGGGTGGTGGTCCGCCAGCACCGCCGAAGGGGCCGAAAGTCGAGAACAAGCTTCGATACTGAGCTCCAGCTCTGCCGCCACCACCACCTCCACGCCTGTTTCGCTGAGGTGTGGTCGTTGCCACGGCCGGCGCATCGTCATCCTCGATAGGGAGAAGAAGCTCAGGCCGGAGGATACGGTAATCAGGCCTATTTGCACGATTCCGCAGACTGGTAGGCTCAAAGGAAATCTCTTGACGTTGTGATCTCTGTTTCCGAGGTCGCTCCCGTCTGATCCGTCTGTTGTCCTCGTCCAGCTCTGCAGCTTCGTCGGCAATCTCTTCAGGGTCAAGCTCATCCTCTTCCGGCGAACGCCGCGAACGGCTGCCATTCGAAGTTGTCTTGCCGCGTAGTCTGCCAGATCTTCTACCACCTTGCGAGCTCGCTTCAGCGCTACTTCTGCCCCGGGGTGGTTTGAGCAGCTCGTCTGAATCCGACATTCCCTCCTCTTCCACGTCAGCTTCGCCTTCCGCATCAGGCTCGAAGTCACTGCTCTGTTCGATGCCGCCGGACTTCCTGTTCCGTAATGAGCGCCGCGCATTGTTGTTCGCAGGCTGGGATGTTGGCGGCGTCGACGCCTTACGTCGAGGTCTCAACGATCGTCCGCCCTTCGAGACTGGTTCGTCGTCATCGTCATTGTCGTCTGGATCGTGCTGTGACTCCTGCACAACCTGCTCTTCTTCATCCTCTTCCTCGTATTCCATGCGAATATCGTCCTCCTTTACGGCGGATGTGGCAGGAGATGTTCGTGAGACCTGCTGCGCGTCTTGACCGCCGGCCGCGTCTTGTAGCTGAGAGAAGAACTTCTCGCCCTCTTCAGTCTGCTCGATGGTACCAACGGGATCATTTGCGACGGAGTCCTCCTGAGACACCTCGAAGATCGCGCTTGGTGGTTTCTTAGACGCAAGTCCTTTGCCGCCTCTTGAAGGTCTGCGACTGCCCTCTGGCTCTGGCGTAACGGTACCCGTTCTAGTCACGAGCTCGTGCTTGCCAGAGTCAGTCAGAGCAACCAGCGGCTGTTCCTCGTCATGCGACAAGCGACTGCTTCTTCGCGTCATGCCAGGAGCAGATCTCGTCGCCTGGGGTGTCGGCTCGCGCTTGAGCTGGCGACTAGAGGCGCGTGTACTGCGCGGAACGACCTTGTCTTTGACCATTGTGAATGGGGGGACTTTGAGCTTGACGACCAGAGTGCGTTTCTGCAGTCGCTCGGCGCGTGCCGACCTCTTCCCCTTGGGTCTTGCAGGCGTGTGACGATCGACCTCGCTTTCACTGTTCAACAACTCGCCTGCCTCTTCGTCGCTCTCCTCATAGTTCTTCCGCTTCTTCGCGGCGGATCGCACTCCTCTGCCAGTACGAGGATTCGTCTCGACGGGCTCGCTGTCTTCGTCGGATTCTGCGAATGAGTCTTCCTCTTCGCTCGGCTCGTTGCT contains the following coding sequences:
- a CDS encoding Cytochrome P450 monooxygenase himC, whose product is MLLPIFLALVFVYAGTILYKRQSLARRRKFFEEKHGCKPPRHVLGKPWWDQFGLVFLRGMIRAAGEHRVLAYHRSLLVERDTGGRGFSDFVNTSRFGTRKVLFTDDPENVKSALTRAEDFVVEPARLESFGPLLGKGIFTADGAHWQHSRNMLKPQFEKRQIMELEQFERHVPNLLANIPDDGGTVELQELFHNFTMDTSTEFLTGTSTKSLSTDEQGARAKDFVATFEKSMDDCTLHARVGRLYSLLPHFAAKRSHRLCRRYIGEWVDRAMAFKQRNGHEKAKKGEQYCFLNELVKHDEVDRTRAVNETMNILLAGRDTTASLLSHLFFHLAREPELDGQLPTYEQLRNMKYLRYCSQEALRLHPPVPILGKHAARDTFLPHGGGPTGLSPLFMAQGDIIVYNSYSMHRSTTLYSSDSNLFRPERWADPGLRPFWGYIPFGGGQRVCLGQQYALAEGYYVTVRLMQEFGRIERRGEVGWEERLTATLGCRDGVRVGLWRE
- a CDS encoding Tat-binding 7 is translated as MAKRERPFDPNRSDSDDLDFNDEPSSPRARPHKRARKSHKGSPTKRPAKRRREAYNDSDIDPDSNEPSEEEDSFAESDEDSEPVETNPRTGRGVRSAAKKRKNYEESDEEAGELLNSESEVDRHTPARPKGKRSARAERLQKRTLVVKLKVPPFTMVKDKVVPRSTRASSRQLKREPTPQATRSAPGMTRRSSRLSHDEEQPLVALTDSGKHELVTRTGTVTPEPEGSRRPSRGGKGLASKKPPSAIFEVSQEDSVANDPVGTIEQTEEGEKFFSQLQDAAGGQDAQQVSRTSPATSAVKEDDIRMEYEEEDEEEQVVQESQHDPDDNDDDDEPVSKGGRSLRPRRKASTPPTSQPANNNARRSLRNRKSGGIEQSSDFEPDAEGEADVEEEGMSDSDELLKPPRGRSSAEASSQGGRRSGRLRGKTTSNGSRSRRSPEEDELDPEEIADEAAELDEDNRRIRRERPRKQRSQRQEISFEPTSLRNRANRPDYRILRPELLLPIEDDDAPAVATTTPQRNRRGGGGGGRAGAQYRSLFSTFGPFGGAGGPPPILGGPDGAGATGGVDSDSSDDEAAMRGQQSGVGGTVGMTPTSAFPKPFVAQAHNSDPIQGPGGGPPGLGKVKDKKALADADPLGVDTNVTFDGVGGLDGHINQLKEMVMLPLLYPEAFQQFKITPPRGVLFHGPPGTGKTLLARALASSVSTHGQKVTFYMRKGADALSKWVGEAEKQLRLLFEEARKNQPSIIFFDEIDGLAPVRSSKQEQIHASIVATLLALMDGMDGRGQVIVIGATNRPDSVDPALRRPGRFDREFYFPLPDVMGRRKILDIHTKGWEPPLKDEFKDQLAEVTRGYGGADLRALCTEAALNAIQGTFPQIYSSDEKLIIDVTKIKVLAKDFMISVNKIVPSSERSAASGAVPLKKDIEPLLRQPLKEIGEYIEQTVPRKRKATALEEAMYDDRDDELGFEKETMHRNFESSRVFRPRLLIKGHVGMGQQYLGAALLTKFEGLHVQNFDMATLMKDSSRSPEAAVVQLFEEVKRHKPSVIYIPNVNIWWDTLADSVKRTFVGLLRSLPPNDPVLLLGMMELYQDDEPDPHMLRDLFGFASKNQYKLDRPCEEARGEFWRAILDFVKKTPSEFPEPENRKKRKLAELPVAPVPAAPTGPTKADLKAQKKKDHQTLNMLKLLIQPVMDQIKLKYRKFRNHIIDENTIGYLYDEQDPMVLSTDLTEEQKQQQLLFRPFEKDTDDKGNEGLREQSTGKFYYNLEIVTIETRLSNGYYKRPKDFLGDIKKLAKDAKTSGDQERTLKANEMLANVEVDMTTLESQHPALIAECEAVYHREQERIQKAEQKRAEAQGRGETVPKIIANVPPQGTSNTTTETSGPVMLGQAVPGRQLFPTTPNKPQYPPSVQWSTTQTNGSHPSQHTNGSTVPSKPQEDSEMLDSHVETQEHQPAQTAPPQRGQAQSPDQSQSQPQGAYYHKIGQSQPAAGVQTEQNSASTASGNKTSDRSSGGSVNTTNSNGAIMHPDFSIYGAAGGSSQLPDTQPPSLASQPGAGSQHNSNSSGGSQPSASSQQMGPPQPRPATRPPSFANISNILNKDDDDEEEGTTHDDIDESILRASQKYILDAESLERFHGELVEKSSGLSLEQLEQVNAALMDVIWRQRGEWNRDLVWHEVQQCFNDTIRDIEELQEIMDPKSLATA